A section of the Spirosoma pollinicola genome encodes:
- a CDS encoding BLUF domain-containing protein, translating into MTHCIIYFSTSSWSFTSEDIQDILQQSRSRNAQVGITGVLLYMHGHIIQVLEGDKPAVDDLFERIKKDTRHKQVICVLNQSIKAHLFSQWSMGYETLTTQQFDEIRTIIDLDKPKPVSETENESAIVKTLRGFYKINHQL; encoded by the coding sequence GTGACCCACTGTATTATCTATTTCAGTACGTCTTCTTGGTCATTTACCTCGGAAGACATTCAGGATATCCTCCAACAGAGTCGTTCTCGGAATGCCCAAGTCGGTATTACCGGTGTGTTGCTCTACATGCATGGTCATATCATTCAAGTATTAGAAGGGGATAAACCAGCGGTCGACGATTTATTTGAGCGGATCAAAAAGGATACACGGCATAAACAGGTTATTTGTGTGCTGAATCAATCGATTAAGGCCCATCTTTTCTCTCAATGGAGCATGGGCTACGAGACGCTGACTACTCAACAATTTGATGAAATTAGGACGATTATTGATTTGGATAAGCCAAAGCCAGTCAGCGAGACAGAAAATGAGTCTGCTATAGTAAAAACGCTTAGAGGGTTCTACAAAATTAACCATCAGCTTTAG
- a CDS encoding relaxase/mobilization nuclease domain-containing protein, whose product MEKVEKGKGEVILSQGVRDYEQKAMVADFVRQARLNPDLSRSVWHTAISFDPQDEARLRANPQLMQSVASDYLKGMGLDQSQYAVIEHRDTGHSHFHIIANRVANDGQTVSDSHNFSRSETLLRQIEQKYGLTPMNEQAQRKSLENLPERDRSRIEIRDQVRESLSHSTSDQELREELARHNISMIVNRDKAGQPRGISFEQVKVDQNGEEIRVAFKGSKLHQNLGMGQIQEQLGLNAQLRQKQALEIEQAKERAKAQEAEKSPQIDDKSPKRGYGRSM is encoded by the coding sequence ATGGAAAAGGTGGAAAAGGGGAAAGGGGAAGTGATCCTGTCGCAGGGTGTGCGCGACTACGAACAGAAGGCGATGGTAGCCGACTTTGTGCGGCAAGCCCGGCTGAACCCCGATCTAAGCCGGAGTGTGTGGCATACGGCCATTAGTTTCGACCCCCAGGACGAGGCCCGCTTACGGGCTAACCCCCAGCTGATGCAGTCGGTGGCCAGCGACTATCTGAAGGGCATGGGCCTGGATCAAAGTCAGTACGCAGTGATTGAGCACCGGGACACCGGCCACAGCCATTTTCACATCATTGCCAACCGGGTGGCCAACGATGGGCAGACCGTCAGCGACAGCCACAATTTTAGCCGTTCTGAGACACTTTTACGCCAAATCGAGCAGAAGTATGGTTTAACGCCGATGAACGAACAGGCGCAACGGAAAAGCCTGGAGAACCTACCTGAGCGCGACCGCAGCCGGATTGAGATCCGCGACCAGGTGCGGGAGAGTCTGAGCCATTCAACCAGTGACCAAGAATTGCGCGAGGAATTAGCCCGACACAACATTTCCATGATCGTTAACCGAGATAAAGCAGGCCAGCCGCGCGGCATTAGTTTCGAGCAGGTCAAAGTCGACCAAAACGGGGAAGAAATCCGGGTTGCTTTCAAAGGCTCCAAGCTCCATCAGAATTTAGGCATGGGCCAAATTCAGGAGCAGCTTGGGTTAAATGCGCAGCTACGCCAGAAACAGGCCCTAGAGATCGAGCAGGCGAAAGAGCGGGCCAAGGCCCAGGAAGCAGAGAAGTCCCCGCAAATCGACGATAAATCACCTAAACGCGGCTATGGCCGCAGTATGTAA
- a CDS encoding BrnT family toxin: MAEFQWDSANIKHVIQDYPERANTTEEVESLFDDPKFNPLPDRVDSRGEQQYSGVGRSNQNRLLFVAFSVRNGQIRPISCRPAGRKARDSYAQDQEKTD; this comes from the coding sequence ATGGCTGAATTTCAGTGGGATAGCGCAAATATTAAACACGTTATCCAGGACTATCCAGAACGAGCAAACACCACTGAGGAAGTAGAAAGCTTGTTCGATGACCCTAAATTCAATCCCCTACCTGATCGGGTGGATAGTCGGGGCGAACAACAATACAGTGGGGTGGGCCGAAGCAACCAAAATCGGCTACTCTTCGTTGCTTTTTCAGTCAGAAATGGCCAAATTCGGCCCATCAGTTGCCGGCCTGCTGGCCGTAAAGCAAGAGATAGTTATGCTCAAGACCAAGAAAAAACCGACTGA
- a CDS encoding plasmid mobilization protein has translation MVENEPVKKKGGRPPSVKKRDKKINLYVTGLEELAIKKRAERAGLNLSDYCRQIVLTGQAQVRLTPEENATLNEVAKVGNNLNQIAHKANADGIRSIAFEASRLLQQLSQLLNKPSDL, from the coding sequence ATGGTCGAGAATGAACCGGTTAAAAAGAAGGGTGGCCGACCGCCCAGCGTCAAAAAACGCGATAAGAAAATTAACCTCTATGTGACGGGTCTGGAGGAGTTGGCCATCAAGAAACGGGCCGAGCGGGCGGGGTTAAACCTGTCGGATTATTGCCGTCAGATCGTGCTGACGGGTCAGGCCCAGGTACGTCTAACACCGGAGGAGAACGCGACCTTAAACGAGGTGGCCAAGGTGGGGAATAATCTTAACCAGATCGCCCACAAAGCCAACGCCGACGGTATCCGCTCCATTGCTTTTGAGGCCAGTCGATTACTTCAGCAGTTAAGCCAGCTCTTAAACAAGCCCTCGGACTTATGA
- a CDS encoding replication initiation protein encodes MNQAVEIRQHNAITTARYEYSELQLDIFLYLLSMLKRDKKDEIYEIVVKDLSTMTGKEYKYGYLRKATEEMGSRMFEISTSKSYEQIWMFQRVKYVIGEGRIEVRFSDDIKPYLFDLKDNFTSFELYAALRLGSKYAKRIYAICSQWKDKRQTQTFSLNEFKKMLFLLDDKGNEQFERLSDFKRYVLDASVKQINQRTDLEISYTLGKRGRSFDSVTFDVKAQPLAVVLPTKEEAAKTQTTLGGVSDAQYQNVRLLLENWNIKRADVISQIMNSAELIKEVNKFAYELQTGKVKVEKNVAGYLLTRLGLKQPKGVKNG; translated from the coding sequence ATGAATCAGGCAGTAGAAATCCGTCAACATAATGCTATCACTACAGCTCGTTACGAGTATTCCGAATTGCAATTAGACATCTTTCTATACCTTTTATCAATGCTCAAAAGAGATAAAAAGGATGAGATCTACGAGATTGTTGTAAAAGACCTGTCAACAATGACGGGAAAGGAATACAAATATGGTTACCTGCGGAAAGCTACTGAAGAAATGGGGAGCCGAATGTTCGAGATCTCAACATCAAAGAGTTACGAACAAATATGGATGTTTCAGCGAGTAAAGTATGTTATTGGCGAGGGACGTATTGAAGTGAGGTTCTCTGATGACATAAAACCTTACCTGTTTGATTTAAAGGACAATTTCACCTCCTTCGAACTATACGCAGCCCTACGGTTAGGCAGCAAATATGCTAAACGAATTTACGCTATATGTAGCCAATGGAAAGATAAAAGGCAGACTCAAACGTTCAGTCTGAATGAGTTTAAAAAGATGCTATTCTTACTCGATGACAAAGGTAATGAGCAGTTTGAGCGACTATCAGATTTCAAGCGTTATGTATTAGATGCATCAGTCAAACAGATAAATCAACGTACTGATTTAGAGATTAGTTATACCCTTGGAAAACGAGGACGTAGCTTCGATAGCGTCACATTTGATGTCAAAGCACAGCCCTTAGCCGTCGTTCTACCTACGAAGGAGGAAGCTGCTAAAACCCAAACAACTCTAGGGGGTGTTTCTGATGCTCAATACCAAAACGTGCGGCTTTTACTGGAGAATTGGAACATCAAACGCGCTGACGTGATCAGTCAGATTATGAACTCAGCCGAATTAATCAAAGAAGTCAATAAGTTTGCTTACGAGTTGCAAACGGGAAAGGTTAAAGTGGAAAAGAACGTGGCAGGTTACCTACTTACCCGGTTGGGACTCAAACAGCCAAAGGGGGTGAAAAATGGCTGA
- a CDS encoding TlpA disulfide reductase family protein gives MTMLQREYKAATPEQKKEKGFDERFEKRSDAISAQQGKLKAQFIQANPTSMLSLYVLKDYTDWFTPEFSEVELMFSQFSEAIKTSKPGKAYAQTLAVLQTTSVGATAPEFAQPDTSGKTISLSSFRGKYVLVDFWASWCVPCRAENPNLVKNFQQYKDKNFTVLGVSLDRPNAKEAWLKAIRKDGLDWTHVSDLKHWDSEVVKQYAIRLIPQNFLIGPDGKILAKNIRGEALGVKLAELFRNKP, from the coding sequence ATGACTATGCTACAGAGGGAGTACAAAGCAGCTACGCCCGAACAGAAAAAAGAGAAAGGATTCGACGAGCGTTTCGAGAAGCGGAGCGACGCTATTTCTGCTCAGCAGGGTAAACTAAAAGCGCAGTTTATTCAAGCAAACCCGACGTCTATGCTGAGTCTGTATGTGTTGAAAGACTATACTGATTGGTTTACCCCAGAATTTTCGGAAGTGGAACTCATGTTCAGCCAATTTTCAGAGGCTATCAAAACTAGCAAACCTGGTAAAGCGTATGCCCAAACACTGGCTGTTCTTCAAACCACTTCGGTTGGGGCAACGGCTCCTGAGTTTGCTCAACCGGACACCTCGGGCAAAACCATATCCTTGAGCAGCTTCAGGGGGAAATATGTTTTAGTTGACTTTTGGGCGAGCTGGTGCGTTCCTTGCCGAGCTGAAAATCCGAATCTAGTCAAGAACTTTCAGCAGTACAAAGACAAAAACTTTACGGTCTTGGGCGTTTCGCTAGATCGGCCTAATGCGAAAGAGGCTTGGCTGAAAGCAATTCGCAAAGACGGCCTCGACTGGACGCATGTATCGGATCTCAAACATTGGGATAGCGAAGTAGTGAAGCAGTATGCTATTCGATTGATTCCGCAAAACTTTTTGATTGGTCCTGATGGAAAAATTCTGGCGAAGAATATTCGAGGTGAAGCGTTAGGAGTAAAATTAGCCGAACTGTTTAGGAACAAGCCTTAG